One window from the genome of Desulfallas thermosapovorans DSM 6562 encodes:
- a CDS encoding 2-hydroxyacyl-CoA dehydratase subunit D: MHKKSRSYTPIDYLELLLEEAALNGTKRRERYPGRHFFGYFCSYWPEEFILAAGFEPLRILPTSTRGTPAELPAYCCSLARISLATAISGGYRDLAGVGFAHTCDTMQCLGGVWNQTTQSGTILSMVPPVLPNAPGAHRYYEGELKSLLAQMSSLADCQISDTRLRPAMELCHSIRQLVAELDHMRHDLPSPLVSALMRAGQVMPRTDYARALEAALPAVREKTSRGQKRLRVMISGAVFENDSLFQMVEELGGRVVADDTCTGFRHYEAGNKWDYTDPLKALVQRYANMPPCPCRHRGLEERINYLIKLARDRQATGAVLVIRKYCEPHAWDCVPLTSGLRSAGINTLVLELEGAVPGGQERTRLQAFLESL, encoded by the coding sequence ATGCATAAAAAAAGCCGATCGTATACACCAATTGATTATTTAGAATTGCTTCTGGAAGAAGCCGCCCTTAACGGCACAAAGCGCAGGGAGCGTTACCCCGGGCGGCATTTTTTCGGGTATTTTTGCAGCTATTGGCCTGAGGAATTTATTCTGGCTGCGGGCTTTGAGCCCTTGCGCATCCTGCCCACCAGCACCCGGGGTACCCCGGCGGAATTGCCGGCTTACTGCTGCTCACTGGCCAGGATTAGTCTGGCCACAGCCATATCCGGTGGTTACCGGGACCTGGCCGGGGTCGGTTTTGCGCATACCTGCGATACCATGCAGTGCCTGGGAGGTGTATGGAACCAGACCACCCAAAGTGGAACCATCCTGTCAATGGTTCCACCGGTACTCCCGAACGCCCCGGGAGCCCACCGGTATTATGAGGGCGAATTGAAATCCTTGCTCGCCCAAATGAGCAGCCTGGCGGACTGCCAGATAAGTGATACGAGATTAAGGCCAGCAATGGAGCTATGCCATAGCATCCGCCAACTGGTGGCTGAACTTGACCATATGCGCCATGACCTGCCTTCGCCACTGGTATCGGCATTAATGCGTGCCGGGCAGGTAATGCCCCGCACTGATTATGCCCGGGCTTTGGAAGCCGCATTGCCCGCCGTTAGGGAAAAAACCAGCCGTGGCCAGAAACGCCTGCGGGTTATGATCAGCGGGGCTGTTTTTGAAAATGACAGCTTGTTTCAAATGGTTGAGGAATTGGGCGGACGGGTAGTGGCCGATGACACCTGTACCGGATTTCGTCACTATGAAGCCGGCAATAAATGGGACTATACCGACCCGCTAAAAGCGCTGGTGCAGCGTTATGCCAACATGCCCCCCTGCCCATGCCGCCATCGTGGACTGGAAGAGAGAATAAACTATTTGATAAAACTGGCCCGGGATAGGCAAGCCACCGGTGCTGTACTGGTGATTAGAAAATACTGTGAACCCCATGCCTGGGATTGCGTGCCCCTGACCAGTGGATTGCGTTCAGCAGGTATAAACACGCTGGTACTGGAATTGGAGGGGGCGGTTCCCGGGGGGCAAGAGCGCACCAGGCTGCAAGCTTTTTTGGAAAGTCTGTAA